The following coding sequences lie in one Sedimentibacter sp. MB35-C1 genomic window:
- a CDS encoding tryptophanase, with translation MRIKYIPEPFRIKMVETIKMTTPEERAQKIKEANYNLFNLRGEDVYIDLLTDSGTNAMSSNQWAGIMVGDEAYAGAKSYYRLIETAKEIFGYSYIQPVHQGRAAEKVLFPALLSKGQFAVSNMFFDTTRAHVELAGARCIDCVVKEAKDPEKRAKFKGNMDIEKLEEIIKEHGSEKVGLVVMTVTNNSAGGQPVSMKNMKDVASICKKYNIPLDIDSARYAENAYFIKRDEDGYSNKSIREIVREMFSYADMFSMSSKKDGIVNMGGMIGVKDEKKFEDIIMKIKANCISFEGFITYGGLNGRDLEALAIGLNEALEEDYLKYRIGQMEYLAALLDDAGIAYQSPVGGHGVFIDAKKMLPHIPYYEFPAQVLAIELYKEAGIRSCDIGSYMLGNDPDTGEQIKSDFEFTRLAIPRRVYTQAHLDVIADALISIKERSGEIKRGYKIVWEPPILRHFQAHLQPIE, from the coding sequence ATGAGAATTAAGTACATTCCTGAGCCATTTAGAATTAAAATGGTTGAAACAATCAAAATGACAACTCCAGAAGAAAGAGCGCAAAAAATTAAAGAAGCAAACTACAATCTATTTAACCTCAGAGGAGAGGATGTATACATCGATCTTCTGACAGATTCCGGAACAAATGCAATGAGCTCTAACCAGTGGGCAGGAATCATGGTTGGTGATGAGGCTTATGCCGGTGCAAAAAGCTACTATCGCCTTATTGAAACTGCCAAGGAAATTTTCGGATACAGCTACATTCAGCCCGTACATCAAGGCAGAGCTGCGGAAAAGGTTTTATTTCCGGCATTGCTAAGCAAAGGACAGTTCGCTGTTTCAAATATGTTTTTCGATACAACTCGTGCTCATGTTGAACTGGCAGGCGCACGCTGTATAGACTGTGTAGTCAAAGAAGCCAAAGATCCTGAAAAGCGTGCAAAGTTTAAAGGAAATATGGATATTGAAAAGTTAGAAGAAATCATTAAGGAACACGGTTCTGAAAAAGTTGGTCTCGTTGTTATGACGGTTACTAATAATTCAGCCGGCGGCCAGCCTGTTTCAATGAAAAATATGAAAGATGTTGCTTCAATATGTAAAAAATATAATATACCTTTAGACATTGACTCAGCAAGATATGCTGAAAATGCATACTTTATAAAACGTGATGAAGACGGATATTCAAATAAATCCATAAGAGAAATAGTAAGAGAAATGTTTTCTTATGCTGACATGTTCTCCATGTCATCCAAAAAAGACGGAATTGTCAATATGGGCGGTATGATCGGCGTAAAAGATGAAAAGAAATTTGAAGATATTATAATGAAAATTAAAGCAAATTGCATCAGCTTTGAGGGATTTATCACATACGGAGGATTAAACGGCCGTGATTTAGAAGCGCTGGCAATAGGTTTGAACGAAGCTCTTGAGGAAGACTATCTGAAATATCGAATCGGTCAGATGGAATACCTTGCAGCACTGTTAGATGATGCCGGCATTGCCTATCAATCTCCTGTCGGTGGTCACGGAGTTTTCATAGATGCAAAAAAAATGTTGCCTCACATACCATATTACGAATTCCCCGCTCAGGTACTTGCAATAGAACTATACAAGGAAGCCGGCATAAGATCTTGCGACATAGGTTCTTATATGCTTGGAAACGATCCAGATACAGGTGAACAAATAAAATCGGATTTTGAATTTACAAGGCTGGCAATACCGCGCAGGGTGTACACTCAAGCACACTTGGATGTTATTGCAGATGCTCTTATTTCTATTAAAGAAAGATCCGGAGAAATCAAGCGCGGATATAAAATAGTCTGGGAACCTCCTATACTCAGACATTTCCAGGCTCATTTACAGCCTATAGAATAA
- a CDS encoding metal-sensing transcriptional repressor yields MKADKNTINRLLKTAAGQIEGISKMVEDDRYCMDICNQIAAVISILKKTNNEILKAHMHMCVKEAFEQGSEDEKIDEIISLINKVSK; encoded by the coding sequence ATGAAAGCTGATAAAAATACAATTAACCGTCTTTTAAAGACAGCTGCCGGGCAGATAGAGGGAATATCCAAGATGGTTGAAGATGATAGATACTGTATGGATATATGCAACCAAATAGCGGCAGTAATTTCGATTCTTAAAAAAACAAACAATGAAATATTAAAGGCTCACATGCACATGTGCGTAAAAGAGGCTTTTGAGCAGGGCAGTGAGGATGAAAAAATTGATGAAATTATTTCATTGATTAACAAGGTCTCAAAATAA
- a CDS encoding glycyl-radical enzyme activating protein, protein MDKIYGYFMEPQNFSVNDGDGIRTTVFFAGCPLSCEWCANPEALVRADRISYITGSCIGCGKCMVNCPENIGINLNFPGEREKCTSCGICADVCPSGSRRKLVKRYSAEDILNILDRQEIFYRRSGGGVTFSGGEATMQHNVLRVMVNSLYDRAINLAIETSGYFEFDEIHDILEKMDMIFVDIKHMDNEKHIKFTGKGNEKILNNIKKSGELNADIIVRIPLIEGVNADAENILKTAEFVKSCIKNPKIELLPYHSYGNEKYEALGLEKPSGEFKKPSEEWINELKEKIRCRGVCVVSYS, encoded by the coding sequence ATGGATAAAATATACGGATACTTTATGGAGCCTCAAAATTTTTCTGTTAATGATGGAGACGGAATAAGGACAACAGTATTTTTTGCAGGATGTCCGCTTAGCTGCGAGTGGTGTGCCAATCCTGAGGCGTTGGTACGCGCAGATAGAATATCGTATATTACCGGAAGCTGTATAGGATGCGGCAAATGTATGGTGAACTGTCCCGAAAACATAGGAATTAACCTAAATTTTCCGGGAGAGAGGGAAAAATGCACATCATGCGGTATATGTGCCGATGTTTGTCCCTCCGGCAGCAGAAGGAAGCTAGTGAAGAGGTATTCGGCTGAAGATATACTCAATATTTTAGACAGACAGGAGATATTTTATAGGCGCTCCGGCGGTGGAGTTACATTTTCCGGAGGAGAGGCAACAATGCAGCACAATGTATTGAGGGTTATGGTAAATAGTCTGTACGACAGAGCCATAAACTTGGCAATAGAAACCTCGGGATATTTTGAGTTTGATGAAATTCACGATATACTGGAAAAAATGGACATGATTTTTGTAGACATAAAACATATGGATAATGAAAAGCATATAAAGTTCACAGGCAAGGGAAATGAAAAAATACTGAACAACATAAAAAAATCCGGTGAGTTAAATGCGGACATTATTGTAAGAATTCCTCTTATAGAAGGCGTAAATGCCGATGCGGAAAATATTTTAAAAACTGCGGAATTTGTTAAATCATGCATTAAAAATCCAAAAATAGAGCTGCTGCCATATCACAGCTATGGCAATGAAAAGTATGAGGCACTCGGTCTTGAGAAGCCGTCGGGAGAATTTAAAAAACCATCTGAAGAGTGGATAAATGAACTAAAGGAAAAGATAAGATGCAGGGGAGTCTGTGTTGTAAGTTATTCTTAG